Sequence from the Mixophyes fleayi isolate aMixFle1 chromosome 4, aMixFle1.hap1, whole genome shotgun sequence genome:
ggaataataacaataataataattaaataagaggaattataataataaaaaatgacttCTGACTCCTAGTATGTCCTATATAACACACCACATATACATTTACACTgacattctctaaatgactacactgctcttggaccagatgaagagcacagatctgaagataaatcgtatatagtatgtacacatgtaTCAGCATGTTGGTTGGGACTTTTTATTGTCCTTGGTAAATCGCTAATCATTAGAATttccctgcagtgtgtacctagccttactgctGATACTTAGATCAGGTCTTTCTGCTCACACCCTCTACATAGACAATAGGTGAAtcctaaacaaaaggtccatttgttgacataacaggatgccagAAACTGCGATGATCTAATTAGAAAATTTTACCTCCTGCTGAGGCCTAATTAGATATTTCCTTTGTAGTAAGTGACCTTAGAAATGTTTCTATTTTGTTCCAAGTCAAAGAAGTTTACACAAAAAAATGCTTTCATTAAAGAAAACTTTGACATTTTATGAAACCCTAATTTAAATatcacctggagacaaacagtctgagaatactTTTTTATCATCTGGGAACAATTGATGATAGATGGGGACGAATGACTAAATATTAAcctatatttgtaatatatgtataaaaatattgatgGAACTTCTGGGTTTTCAATTAAACTGTATGAGATATATATGTGAGGACGGGTATAATATAGTTCTCCCACAATAAAAAGCAGAATTTGTTGCACAATTACTTAAGATTGACGCCAATTGGTTTCATGAGCCAACCATTGATTACATGATTACATAATATTATGAACACTACAGATATTGACTCCAAGGgggaattaatataaatattaaagccTGTTTATCAGATGATGTtctgaaaatgtgttttatatattctaatcttccTGTAAATTCTCGGAAAATTCCACTTAATAGTGAtgtatattagtgtgtgtccaaACTACTTCCCTTCAGATGtccaaaatataattatgtagTATTTCATAATGTATCATTTCAATCTCAGGTAGTTACCAAGTTATCTCCTCCACATTCTATGTATTTGTATAAGTGATTCCCCCCATATTAGTCATAAGGGGCCACGAGTGTGACCAAATAAATAAACTGAGCAAGAAAAGtcttttgctttgctctataTAGAGAAGTGTTTTACACTGTAATGAAAATTGTTATCATAGTGCTAATTATATGGAATTAATGGAAAACATTCTCCTTACTATAGTAGAAGATGTCAGATGGAATATAAAGTAAGAAGTGACCTGAATCCTAAAATTATATAGTGATTATTGGTAGGAGACACTGAACTTTAGATCACACTAATTAGGTAATGAGCACCTAAGGGGTGACGTCCTTTCCCCTGTTTTACATTCTCACACATGTCTTCTATTACTACTGATCAcattatcattttcattttaatattttgcttgtgAAAAGAACAGTCTAACATAAAAAAGAGTTTTCTTCGTACTAAATCACATGCACAATTTTTTAAAACTATGACATGTTTAGTAATATAGATGATTATGTTCTCTAAAGTCCAAAGAGTATATTGAGATTTAATCCATATAATTCCATATTATTTGTACTACTGCAGCCATCTCTGCTTTATCAAAAACAATTTGCATTGGAAATCACAGGAGCACTTCTCACTTGTTAATGTTATAGTTCGCTGCACTGGTTACTGTGACAAAACATGTAGATTTAATTTggtatacaataaatatttatttattgccgaTTTTGTTCATGGGAGCTCCACCTACAGCTAAATATGTAAAGTGCTTCATTAGTCCATTATCTACTGTGCATATCTACAGCTTTGTGCTGGAACAGGTCTTTTGCTCACACTCTCTGCCTAGATAATAGatgaataataaacaaaaagtccatttgttgacataacaggatgtcagagactgtcATGATCTAATTAAAATTCAAGATTTTAACAGGTgtcaaggtctaattagaattttcctttatAGTATTTCTCCTATgaaatgtttatacctcatttacatgtcaATGAGCTTTACAtgagacctggagacaaacagtctgagaaccttctggtcatcccgggaactattgaagagagatggggaggaatgactataaataggcagtatcagcccagtgttagtgagttggtggctggagagctggaaggacggaacagtaagaatgatcaggagggaaagagatagaaggagaaatcttcagagtaaggtaattatattatgcttAAAATGATACATAATCAAATTTTGTGTATATTATGTTGTAAATATTGCAGTGTTATACATGTGTTATGCGTCCTTGCCTTAACAATGTTTGAATAGTTAGTACTACAACCTAACatagttatatttttttcattacactAATGTGCATTGTAGTTTGCATTATCATTAGTAAATATTGTATAGCAATATAAATATCTGgataatacactgtacattatatgtatctaCTTTCCCATATGGTTGCAGTGTAGTTAGATATTCATGAACCACTATAAATATCAATTTATATTATcttcataaagaaaaaaataagcacaAACAGGCTACCCAAATTATATACCACACAtccaattaataatataaaaaatgataCTTATTAGCATCCAACATACAAAATTAAAACTGCCTTttaatcttaaaataaaataaatgggttaATACTTCTCTTGGTGCACACACCAGTGTAACACATTCATTACTATATCCACGAATTGTGTAAATAGTTATTTGTCACAGATATATCCTATATAAGGGAGGAGTCACTCCAAGTGCTAATTGTAGGTATTCTGTTAGACTACTAGGGAATAAATAACATCCCTCTTATAATTCAGAGGCATAGATGGTGTTATCCAGATCGCTGCTTTCGGGAATAATTAAGATCAATGTTTTCCTTTGTATACAGCAAACAGTATATTCAGCCTCCCAAAGTGCTTCATAATCCAGTCTCTCCCCAGCAGCACATAAAACACAGCTCCCCGTCTGTAACCTTATCACGGCTCAGTGTATTTGCTGTGTATAATTAGCAACTTCGGGACCCAGGTTTATCCTACCAAATTCAATAAGGACATATGTGACCATTCAGGCTACACTTTTCTGGTTAAACAAATCTTTCTTTTTTGTATTTCTCCGCATAATCAAACTCCTTCAGACATGTGGAATTGACAGCTAAACTTATTTGTAACTTAGAGCTGACCAGTCATGACTTTCTCTATCACAGATAACAAGTGATACAATCAATTCATTTCCATTAGTATGATATCAAACATAGCATAGCAGAAATATTAAATTTATCAgaaaagaataaaacaatatacaatgcTTTATTGTTTTATGATATTTGTAGTATAACTGATTTTAATTGGCTCTGAAAGCTCAATGATATCATCTATGACTCCGAAATGTAAGAGGTAAGTTATTTACTCCCTAACAGTATAACAGAAGAATACCTGCAATTAGCACTTGGAGTGAGCTTCACTTTGTAAAGGATATATCCTTGATTAAAAACTATTTACACAATTcatgaaatattaataaatgagaaTACTTCAGTGTTTGCTCCACCagaattattattcattttattttataatgaaaagGCACTTGGttgctttttctattttttacttaATTAGATGGATTTTACTTTAATTTAGTATGTTTCGAtattaataaaaatttatttattaatgattatttggATGAAATGCATATACTTGGGCTAACCTGTTTGcgattatttttatctttctgAAGTTTTTGGTGGTTAAATTTTTGCACAGTAATTTATTATTGGAGCAGCAAATCTCTTcacatataattaaaaaattgaaataaagacaaaaaaTTATTAGGAATTTATATTTCATTAAGATAGATTTCATCTGAGTATTTTTAACTGATCTAATTTATCGTGTGTAATAAGGGTTTTAGGTCATTGTCCAATTAAAATTTTGTAGATTTTAGATTTTGTTACATTgataatatatttgcaaatatattgatGGACATTTCTAGATTTAATCCTAAATAGTATAAGCCATATATGCGATGACTGAAAAAATATAGCTCTTCCACAATCTTAAATGCCAACTTTGTTGCACAATTGTTTAAGATTAAGGCCCAAATAGTTTCCTGAgccaaattatataaatatgcactcagtggccacttttacAGGTATACCTTTGTAGTACTGGATAGGATCAACCTTTAAGTTGCTGCCTCATGATTTTCTGCCTCATTTTGAAAACCTTTTTTTCAATCGTGTAcatattgttaattttttttcacagaagcaccacctacaaaaaaatatgtaaattacttAATTTAGTAGGGAGAAGGTGGTGAGTACTTAATCACATGTGCAGatatatcacaggttttaattttGTGTAGATGTGCAGATAAGCTTTCACAGTTTTGTTTTAAGAatttatgtttgtttggcaatgtacacaaaataaaaacaatggtcaatAATTGGGTCATATTTGTTAGTGTATAAAATATTCTTGTATTCCTTACACAATATAACACTActactattaaaatatattaataggtgTTATAGGCTTCTttatataaacatgtttttttcttacaggtgaattaatgaACAGGATCACTCTAAAAACAAGAGACGTTTCTGAAAGCAACTTGTACTCTgaacattccaaaaatataccgTCATCAACAAGTCATATAGACTACAGACATTAGTTATTCATAAACTCTTTCTCGTTCACAcaatctaattttatttttcaatagaaAATTCCTTCTACAAATAAGTTCTTGCTCCATAATTGGACAGAAGCCCTATCTGTGCGCTGAATGTGACAAAAGTTACAAATCACAATTGACCaaacatcagaggactcacaccaaaatgaagccatttaaatgctctgaaagtaacaaatgttttacccaAACATCAAAACTTGcaagacatcagaggattcactcAGGAGAGAAagtatttaaatgctctgaatgtagcaagtattttaacaaaaagtcatatcttcttagacatcagaggattcacacagaagagaaaccatttaaatgctctaaatgtagtaagtgttttacccaaaaggcaaatcttgtaaaacataagagaattcacacaggagaaaaaccatttaaatgctctgaatgtggaaagtgttttacccaaaaatcatatcttcttagacatcagaggattcacacaggagagaaaccatttaaatgctctgaatgtagtaagtgttttacccaaaaggcacattttgttttacatcagaggattcacacaggagaaaaaccatttaaatgctctgaatttggaaagtgttttacccaaaaatcatatcttcttagacatcagaggattcacacaggagagaaaccatttaaatgctctgaatgtagcaagtgttttagccaaaagtcagatcttgtagaacatcagaggattcacacaggagaaaaaccattcaaatgctctgaatgtagtaagtgttttacCAAGAATTAcaatcttgttgcacatcagaggaatcacagaggagagaaaccatttaagtgctctgaatgtagtaagtgttttacccaaaagtcagatcttgtaaaacatcagatgattcacacaggagagaaaccatttaaatgctctgaatgtagtaagtgttttactcagaaatcaaatcttgttgttcATCAGATGTTTCACACAGGAGATAaatcatttaaatgctctgaatgtagcaagtgttttacccaaaagtcagatcttgtaaaacatctgatgattcacacaggagataaaccatttaaatgctctgaatgtagtaagtgttttactcagaaatcaaatcttgttgtacatcagatgtttcacacaggagagaaaccatttaattgctctgaatgtagcaagtgttttacccagaaatcaaagcttgttgtacatcagagaattcacacgaTATAAACCAAATAAATGTTCTGAATATAACAAATGTTTTTTCTGAAATAAGGACAGAGCTTTGAGTACTGAATATTTCTACTGGAACACATCACACTTCCCTATTTCACAATACATGTGAGTTTATTAGTCTATGTTATAGCCTCCATGTTCTTTCCCTCATGCTTTTCTATTACTGTCTTATTTCCATCTGTTATGACAACTATGTACTCAGAAAaagttatttagtaaatgttacaTGAAATATACTGGTTTCtgtatcccatagcaaccaatcagatcatcacttTTCTGGTATGATGATAGCAGACTGCTAGTAGCTGATATATGGTTGCTATCGGTGACAGCACATCCTTGCTcttcacaccatgttattaaataactcCCAAGGAAAACACATTGTTCCCCAGGGTATCTGTAAATAGTCAAAGTAAAAATCTGTAAAAGTATAGTATAGTTTAATATAGTATGGTATAGTATAGCACTCTGTAGTCATTGTCATCAGACAGTACTGACAGTactgacctgtatatagactgaaggaccatgttCATACAATATCTATAATTACCATTTATGCTACTGGAAGTTGTTTCTATCACACTTGATGTTTAATAAAAACTGACATTAAAAAATGTGGAGATTCTGTTTTTAAATGTGGAACTAATATCTATTTCAGTAGTAATGAGTATTGTACATTCTTCTGCATTTTAGAAGATGGACCCAGGGGTGATAATTAGgtggtcatccatgctgacaataTGACAACCAATGATGAAAACACAGCAACAAACACATTAGTAACACA
This genomic interval carries:
- the LOC142149632 gene encoding uncharacterized protein LOC142149632 encodes the protein MIHTGEKPFKCSECRKCFSDNSTLVAHHRIHTGEKPFKCSECSKCFTKNSFLVAHQRIHTGEKPFKCSECSKCFNENSHLFAHQRIHTGEKPFKCSECSKCFAQNSHLVNHHMIHTGEKPFKCSECSNNKCFTQTSKLARHQRIHSGEKVFKCSECSKYFNKKSYLLRHQRIHTEEKPFKCSKCSKCFTQKANLVKHKRIHTGEKPFKCSECGKCFTQKSYLLRHQRIHTGEKPFKCSECSKCFTQKAHFVLHQRIHTGEKPFKCSEFGKCFTQKSYLLRHQRIHTGEKPFKCSECSKCFSQKSDLVEHQRIHTGEKPFKCSECSKCFTKNYNLVAHQRNHRGEKPFKCSECSKCFTQKSDLVKHQMIHTGEKPFKCSECSKCFTQKSNLVVHQMFHTGDKSFKCSECSKCFTQKSDLVKHLMIHTGDKPFKCSECSKCFTQKSNLVVHQMFHTGEKPFNCSECSKCFTQKSKLVVHQRIHTGEKPFKCSECSKCFTQKSKLVVHHRIHTI